A single genomic interval of Procambarus clarkii isolate CNS0578487 chromosome 61, FALCON_Pclarkii_2.0, whole genome shotgun sequence harbors:
- the LOC123774303 gene encoding protein scarlet — MSDLESEIGNSAELRQRSLPTERFFLMGNPNLMGLPYFRHHQELEEDRASLLDSSQFLDVSACDSDETGSGLELVQRPSTRYGTWKCVDEGLTLTWRDLSVYIPQKKTWFRSSAKNKAFKRVLNNVSGAVRPGSLVALMGASGAGKSTLMNALAHRTAAEVVVDGEILVNGRRSGRSMNAISGYVHQDDIFVGSLSVKEHLTFMARLRMDSRTSPSDRTSRVRELMKELGLTKVQNSRIGVPGMNKSLSGGERKRLAFATEILTDPPLLFCDEPTTGLDSFNAKKLVRMMREMAARGKTILCTIHQPSTEVFLMFDKLLVLAEGRLAYMGSSSGALEFLDGLGHKCPATFNPADFYIHTLAVQPGHELRSRDRIKRICDNFAVSAYAKDMDLIIQYQDNMGLQNRDSVSSLQESVLSIMKNVPRLPGWWIQLYWLTWRSFVDSYRNPDVHGIRILQKILMAVLIGACYTGVMLNQAGVQDIEGVLFIFITENTFPSVYGVLNTFPQELPLFLREYKNGIYRCDAYYVSKMLAMVPGFVVDPVIFVTVCYWIVGLQHHAYQFFMTVLIVIFTANTASACGAMFSAMFDSIPYIMVLLIPFDMMLLISGGLFINLASLPWYIGWVKYLSWFMWSNEALTVTQWIGVQNITCETPPDVPCLTTGDEVISKYTFRSWHLPFDLCMMTTLYVGFHIIGFCGLYLRARRK, encoded by the exons ATGAGTGACCTGGAGAGTGAGATCGGCAACAGCGCTGAGCTGCGGCAGCGTTCTTTGCCGACGGAGAGGTTCTTCCTGATGGGGAACCCCAATCTGATGGGTCTACCGTACTTCAGACACCATCAGGAGCTGGAGGAGGACCGCGCCTCGCTGCTGGACTCATCACAGTTCCTTGATGTCTCCGCCTGTGACTCTGACGAGACTGGA TCAGGGCTGGAGCTGGTCCAGCGACCCTCTACACGCTACGGGACCTGGAAGTGTGTGGATGAGGGCCTCACGCTCACGTGGAGGGACCTTAGCGTGTACATCCCACAGAAGAAGACCTGGTTCAGGAGCAGTGCCAAGAACAAGGCCTTCAAGCGTGTCCTCAAtaacg TTTCCGGAGCTGTTCGACCTGGTAGTTTGGTTGCGTTAATGGGAGCCAG CGGAGCGGGCAAGTCCACCCTGATGAACGCCCTGGCTCACCGGACAGCGGCGGAGGTGGTGGTTGACGGAGAGATCCTAGTGAACGGACGCCGTTCCGGTCGAAGCATGAACGCCATCTCGGGCTACGTTCACCAAGATGACATCTTCGTGGGGTCCCTGAGCGTCAAGGAGCATCTTACGTTCATG GCTCGTCTCCGGATGGACTCGAGGACGTCCCCATCTGACCGGACGAGTCGGGTTCGAGAGCTGATGAAGGAACTTGGACTGACCAAGGTCCAGAACTCCCGGATAGGCGTCCCTGGCATGAACAAGTCCCTATCCGGAGGCGAACGCAAGCGACTAGCCTTTGCCACCGAG ATCCTGACCGACCCTCCGCTTCTCTTCTGCGACGAACCAACCACCGGACTCGACTCCTTTAATGCCAAGAAGTTAGTGCGGATGATGAGGGAGATGGCGGCTCGGGGCAAGACTATCCTGTGCACTATCCACCAGCCATCCACCGAAGTCTTCCTCATGTTTGATAAACTCTTGGTGCTGGCGGAGGGACGTCTGGCGTACATGGGGTCGTCTTCTGGTGCTCTGGAGTTCTTAGATGG TCTGGGTCACAAGTGTCCAGCGACCTTCAACCccgccgacttctacattcacacCCTCGCTGTCCAGCCGGGTCACGAACTGAGGTCACGGGACAGGATTAAGCGAATCTGTGACAACTTCGCCGTGTCCGCCTACGCCAAGGACATGGACCTCATCATCCAGTACCAGGATAATATGGGCCTGCAGAACCGGGATAG TGTCTCTTCTCTCCAGGAATCTGTCCTCAGCATTATGAAAAATGTTCC CCGGCTGCCCGGCTGGTGGATTCAGCTGTACTGGCTCACCTGGCGCTCGTTCGTGGATTCATACAGGAATCCGGATGTACATGGGATCAGGATATTGCAGAAGATT CTGATGGCCGTGTTAATAGGAGCGTGCTACACGGGCGTGATGCTGAACCAAGCGGGCGTGCAGGACATAGAGGGGGTGCTGTTCATCTTCATCACCGAGAACACGTTCCCTTCCGTCTACGGCGTCCTCAACACCTTCCCGCAGGAGCTGCCGCTCTTCCTCAGGGAGTACAAGAACGGCATCTACCGCTGCGACGCTTATTACGTCTCCAAGATGCTGGCTATG GTTCCAGGGTTCGTGGTGGATCCTGTTATCTTCGTGACTGTCTGTTACTGGATCGTCGGCCTCCAGCATCACGCCTACCAGTTCTTTATGACTGTTCTGATTGTTATCTTCACTGCTAATACTGCCTCTGCTTgtg GAGCGATGTTTTCTGCTATGTTTGACAGCATCCCTTACATCATGGTCCTACTCATCCCGTTTGATATGATGCTTCTCATCTCCGGTGGACTCTTCATTAACCTGGC GTCTTTGCCCTGGTACATAGGATGGGTCAAGTATCTATCCTGGTTCATGTGGAGTAACGAGGCCCTTACAGTGACTCAGTGGATAGGTGTACAGAATATAA CATGTGAGACTCCTCCGGACGTGCCCTGCTTGACTACAGGAGACGAGGTCATCTCCAAGTACACCTTCAGGAGCTGGCACCTGCCCTTTGACCTTTGCATGATGACCACTCTATACGTCGGTTTCCATATCATAGGTTTCTGTGGCCTGTACCTCAGGGCTAGGAGGAAGTAG
- the LOC123774245 gene encoding alpha-1,4-N-acetylglucosaminyltransferase-like — MFIRRKYIIVIKGLTVLILLTAMYSNFIVVFQSKNVNVDINVDVDMNVSVGVDNWVIHLCPKYSLLNTSIINQTLHWRSPTPNTIFFTDTSCGINFTPRQACAVESAAHHHPHRQVLLMVTAPAVRPHPLLQIVEDLGNVELVYLDLDQVFAGPPLQSWHSQRLWLYIEERSSIFVSDAARVELLRRYGGTYLDLDALTLRPLPDLEPYVGRVSSTHAGNGVMSFPPRHPLIQAMADDLPRAFNPTECCSIGPYLITRHLHNWCPGNFTIPRNTSNRAKETCQDITIYPERAFCPIKWTPVLTELQGVFFNGMGLGAKFLKDASDVYSLHLYNSLSKEERVELKGDSIIEEVAKRNCPKVYDFLLTHNMAI; from the exons ATGTTCATTCGACGAAAATACATTATTGTTATTAAAGGGTTAACTGTGTTAATTCTGCTTACTGCAATGTATTCCAATTTTATAGTAGTTTTCCAAAGTAAAAACGTGAATGTGGATATAAACGTGGATGTGGATATGAACGTAAGTGTGGGCGTGGATAACTGGGTGATCCATCTGTGCCCGAAGTATTCCCTGTTGAACACTTCTATCATCAACCAAACTCTCCACTGGCGGTCACCGACCCCAAACACCATCTTCTTCACCGACACCTCGTGCGGCATCAACTTCACCCCCAGGCAG GCTTGCGCTGTGGAAAGCGCcgcccatcaccaccctcaccgccAAGTCCTGTTGATGGTGACCGCCCCGGCTGTGCGTCCCCACCCACTCCTTCAG ATAGTTGAAGATCTGGGAAACGTGGAGCTGGTATATTTGGATCTCGATCAGGTGTTTGCCGGACCTCCTCTCCAGTCGTGGCACAGCCAGCGTCTCTGGCTGTACATAGAAg AGCGTTCGTCCATCTTCGTCAGCGACGCAGCCAGGGTTGAGCTCCTGCGACGCTACGGAGGGACCTACCTTGACCTCGACGCCCTGACCCTGCGACCTCTCCCTGACCTCGAACCCTACGTGGGTCGTGTTAGCTCCACCCATGCTGGCAATGGGGTCATGAGCTTCCCACCTCGACATCCACTGATTCAG GCGATGGCGGATGACCTTCCACGAGCATTCAACCCTACTGAGTGTTGCAGCATCGGGCCCTACCTAATTACCAGACATCTTCACAATTGGTGTCCTGGGAACTTCACCATTCCCAGGAACACCAGCAACAGGGCCAAGGAGACCTGCCAAGACATCACCATCTACCCGGAGCGTGCCTTCTGTCCTATCAAGTGGACTCCAGTTCTGACAGAGTTACAAGGTGTCTTCTTTAACGGAATGGGGCTCGGAGCTAAGTTCCTGAAGGATGCGTCTGACGTCTATTCCCTTCATCTTTATAACTCTTTATCAAAAGAGGAAAGAGTTGAGCTGAAGGGAGACTCCATTATAGAGGAGGTGGCCAAGAGGAACTGTCCCAAGGTGTATGATTTTCTTCTCACCCATAACATGGCGATCTGA